A stretch of Malus sylvestris chromosome 11, drMalSylv7.2, whole genome shotgun sequence DNA encodes these proteins:
- the LOC126589903 gene encoding uncharacterized protein LOC126589903: MPVFHLRLAAPPYLTLKHVPLFGYVGEAIHFAQNPENWNYYLPVLRNRSPSVVLVSSFPRLHCLGATHSSADMAENCDINIMDICHSLLDINTHEKQSLSKEVPSDNDGDSLSKEEKERQRRKKIGQANKGRIPWNKGRKHSSETCERIKQRTIEALKDPKVRKKMSEHPRPHSAESKAKMRSSLRRVWGQRLKWKQLREKIFLSWVESIAEEAKKGGSGQKELHWDSYEKIKLELHLQQLQHAAEKKKAKAKEMANKRAKKAEQAKAKTVARLDHERKEDGVINEDDEELTVPQGLKRNKRLTKLDRKTLIDGQVAAQRDITMSHISSLEKLDLELVKREKIRKGVSFADQIRAAKNKKMELAMVATSSIRAVDEKPGKRKYSDSCTHFSN, from the exons ATGCCGGTCTTCCACCT GAGATTGGCTGCTCCACCATACTTGACTCTCAAGCATGTTCCACTGTTTGGTTATGTTGGGGAAGCCATTCACTTTGCACAGAACCCAGAAAATTGGAACTATTATTTGCCTGTTTTGAGGAATCGTTCTCCCTCGGTTGTTCTTGTAAGTTCCTTCCCTAGACTTCATTGTCTGGGAGCCACGCACAGCAGTGCTGACATGGCTGAAAATTGTGATATTAATATTATGGACATCTGTCATTCTTTACTCGACATAAATACACATGAGAAACAAAGTTTAAGCAAGGAGGTTCCATCAGATAATGACGGCGACTCTCTTAGCAAggaagaaaaggagagacagaGACGAAAAAAAATAGGACAGGCCAACAAAGGGAGGATACCATGGAATAAGGGCAGGAAACATAGTTCAG AGACTTGTGAGCGAATCAAGCAAAGAACAATAGAAGCATTAAAGGACCCCAAG GTTAGAAAGAAGATGTCTGAGCATCCCCGTCCTCATAG TGCCGAGTCCAAGGCAAAGATGCGTTCTTCACTTAGACGTGTTTGGGGACAGCGTTTGAAGTGGAAACAGTTAAGGGAGAAGATTTTTCTTTCATGGGTAGAAAGCATAGCAGAGGAAGCAAAGAAAGGTGGGAGTGGACAGAAAGAGCTCCACTGGGATAGCTATGAGAAAATAAAACTAGAATTACATCTCCAACAGCTTCAGCATGctgcagaaaagaaaaaagcaaaggCAAAGGAGATGGCAAACAAAAGAGCAAAAAAAGCAGAACAAGCTAAAGCAAAAACGGTGGCAAGGCTTGATCACGAGAGGAAAGAAGATGGAGTAATtaatgaagatgatgaagagtTGACAGTTCCTCAAGGGCTGAAACGTAACAAGAGATTAACGAAG CTTGACAGAAAGACTTTAATAGATGGTCAAGTTGCTGCTCAACGGGATATAACCATGTCACATATCTCATCTTTGGAGAAACTGGACCTAGAGCTtgtaaagagagagaaaattcGAAAAGGTGTTTCGTTTGCAGACCAGATCAGAGctgccaaaaacaaaaaaatggaacTAGCTATGGTAGCCACATCCTCTATTCGTGCAGTGGACGAGAAACCAGG GAAGAGAAAATATTCGGATTCTTGTACACATTTTTCCAACTAG
- the LOC126590452 gene encoding E3 ubiquitin-protein ligase PUB22-like, whose product MHKTKLFATLSDHLDSLHKFIYEKSHSLESKIQSLESRSRETLQSLDHRETSIPKRGSSAVARIKEQKAAALPRWKRMFSGIWICRSISNGQQVHCSRKVEDWNPVQLRQRSASGWWVGFPFPALFIPILGVVRRQNRPGKAVKSALYILINACPWERKRIKIVESGAVFQIIELEFVKHKNRVTELIFNLLANLCGCTDGRDQLLKHGRGMHEFSILLSSSSTSLVVITLSLWNKPFVLEKNNNHGCEIKILHCMEVENGNIMESVNSYEETEPLLLISGYDD is encoded by the exons atgcacaaaaccaaacTTTTCGCAACCCTCTCCGACCACCTCGATTCCCTCCACAAATTTATTTATGAGAAATCCCATTCCCTCGAATCCAAAATCCAATCCCTGGAATCCCGTTCCCGAGAAACCTTACAATCCCTCGACCACCGCGAAACTTCCATCCCGAAGCGCGGGTCCTCCGCCGTCGCTCGAATCAAGGAGCAGAAAGCTGCGGCCTTGCCGAGATGGAAAAGAATGTTTTCGGGGATTTGGATTTGCAGATCCATTTCCAACGGACAGCAAGTTCATTGCAGCAGGAAGGTAGAG GATTGGAATCCCGTGCAGCTTCGGCAACGGTCTGCTTCTGGCTGGTGGGTTGGATTCCCATTCCCGGCGTTGTTC ATTCCTATTCTCGGCGTTGTTCGTCGGCAGAATCGACCTGGGAAAGCTGTCAAATCTGCACTCTACATTCTAATAAATGCTTGCCCGTGGGAGAGAAAACGAATTAAAATAGTTGAATCTGGTGCAGTCTTCCAGATCATTGAGCTTGAGTTTGTAAAACACAAAAATCGTGTAACAGAGCTGATATTCAATCTTTTGGCCAATTTATGTGGCTGTACTGATGGGAGAGATCAGCTGCTGAAACATGGTAGAGGTATGCATGAGTTTTCCATTTTGTTGTCGTCGTCGTCGAC ATCCCTCGTCGTCATAACTCTGTCTCTCTGGAATAAGCCCTTCGTTTTGGAGAAGAATAATAACCACGGCTGTGAGATCAAGATCTTGCACTGCATGGAGGTGGAGAACGGGAATATCATGGAGAGTGTGAATAGCTATGAGGAGACGGAGCCATTGCTTTTGATCAGCGGTTACGATGATTGA